The Pseudomonas graminis region CCCGCGCGAAACAGCACGGCGTGCCGATGCTTGAAGGCACCGAACTACTGGACAGCGTGGACGCCGCATTGAGCGCTGCTGAAACCATCGGCTACCCGGTCATGCTGAAAAGCACGGCGGGCGGCGGCGGGATCGGCATGCGCGTGTGCCGCAGCGCCAGCGAACTGAGCGAGTCGTTCGAGGCCGTCAAGCGACTGGGCCAGAACAACTTCAGCGACGCTGGCGTGTTCATCGAGAAGTACATCCAGCGCGCCCGCCATCTGGAAGTGCAGGTGTTCGGCGACGGTTGTGGCGAGGTGATCGCCCTCGGCGTGCGCGATTGCTCGGTGCAGCGTCGCAATCAGAAGGTCCTCGAAGAAACCCCAGCGCCGAACCTGCCCGCCGGCATGGCCGATGAGCTGTGCGCTGCGGCGATCAAGCTGGCGAAGGCGGTCAACTACCGCAGCGCCGGCACCGTGGAGTTCGTCTTCGACAGCGACGATCAGCGCTTCTACTTTCTGGAAGTGAACACCCGTTTGCAGGTCGAGCACGGCGTGACCGAGCAGGTCTGGGGCGTGGACCTGGTGAGCTGGATGATTCAGCTCGCGGCCGGTGATCTGCCGCCGCTCGTTGAATTGCGCGCGGGTTTACAGCCCGTCGGCCATGCGATTCAGGCGCGGTTGTACGCCGAAGACCCGGGCCGGGACTTTCAGCCCAGCCCCGGCTTGCTGACCTCGGTGCACTTCCCCACCGCCGACGGAAAACACCTGCGCATCGACACATGGGTCGAGGCCGGGTGCGAGATTCCGCCGTTTTTCGATCCGATGATCGCCAAGGTCATCAGTTGGGCGCCGGACAGAGCGACTGCCAGTGCCGGTCTCGCCCAGGCCCTGAGCGAAACCCGGCTGTACGGGATCGAGACCAACCGCGACTACTTGCGTCAGATTATCGCGGACGTGCCATTCGCCAGCGGTCAGCCGTGGACGCGGTGCCTTGAGGGGCTGAGCTATCGCGCCGACACGTTCGAGGTGCTGAGCGGCGGCACCCAGACCAGCGTTCAGGACTACCCGGGGCGCCTGGGTTATTGGGCGGTGGGCGTGCCTCCCTCCGGTCCGATGGACAGCCGATCGTTGCGTCTGGGCAATGTTCTGGTAGGTAACGCTGAAGGGTGCGCCGCGCTGGAAATCACCATGAGCGGGCCGACCCTGCGCTTCAACACCGATGCGGTCATCGCCGTGACGGGCGCGGTCATTCCGCTGACGCTGAATGGCGACGTGCAGCCGATGAATCAATCGTTGCTCGTTGCTGCTGGATCGACGTTGATGCTCGGCACTATCGCTGGCGCCGGTGCCCGCAGTTATCTGTGCGTGAGGGGCGGGCTGGATGTTCCGGATTATATGGGCAGCAAGAGCACATTCACCCTGGGCCAGTTTGGCGGGCATGGCGGGCGGGCGTTGCGCGCAGGGGACGTGCTGCATGTTGCGCCGTTGGTGGACCGCCGCGCAGGTGAACAGTTGACGCCAGCGCAAATCGTCGAGCTGCCGGCAGTGCGAGACATTCGGGTGATCTACGGCCCCCACGCAGCGCCGGAATATTTCACTGAGCGCTACATCGAAACCTTCTTCGCCACCGACTGGGAAGTGCATTTCAACTCCAGCCGCACGGGCGTGCGCCTGATCGGGCCGAAACCTGAATGGGTGCGTGCCGACGGCGGCGAAGCGGGCCTGCACCCGTCGAACATTCACGACAATCCGTACGCCATCGGCGCGGTGGATTTTACCGGGGACATGCCGGTGATTCTTGGGCCGGACGGGCCGAGCCTGGGCGGTTTTGTCTGCCCGGTGACGATCATCGAGGCGGATCTGTGGCAGTTGGGGCAGCTCAAGGCCGGGGACAAGGTGCGGTTTTATCCGGTGAGCGTCGAAGCGGCCCGCTCGCTGAAACTGAATACCGATCTGGGTAGGAGTGAGCTTGCTCGCGAAGGGGCCGGTACATCCCATGAGTCTGTGGCGGCCGGGCCATCGCATTCGCGGGCAAGCGCGCTCCTACAGTCACCCATCGTTCTTGATATAGGTGAAAACGACACCCGCCTCGTTGCTCGACTTTCTGGCGACACCCATCTGTTGCTGGAAATCGGCGCGCCGGAACTGGACCTGGTGCTGCGCTTCCGGGGCCATGCGCTGATGCAGGCGCTGGAAAGCAGGCAACTCACCGGCGTGATCGACCTGACGCCGGGCATTCGTTCGCTGCAGGTGCATTACCAGCCCGAACAACTGCCGCTGAAAACGCTGCTCGATGTGGTCGCCGGCGAGTGGGACGGCGTCTGCGCCAGCAAGAATCTGGAGGTGCCGTCGCGCATCGTTCATCTGCCGTTGTCCTGGGACGATCCGGCCTGCCAGCTGGCCATCGAAAAGTACATGACCACCGTGCGCAAGGACGCGCCGTGGTGCCCGAGCAACCTGGAATTCATCCGCCGCATCAACGACCTGCCGAACCTCGACGAAGTGCACCGCACCGTCTTCGACGCCAGCTATCTGGTGATGGGGCTGGGCGACGTTTACCTCGGTGCGCCGGTTGCTACGCCGCTGGATCCTCGCCATCGGCTGGTCACCACCAAATACAACCCGGCGCGCACCTGGACCGCCGAGAACTCCGTCGGCATCGGCGGCGCCTACATGTGCGTCTACGGCATGGAAGGCCCAGGCGGTTATCAGTTCGTGGGCCGCACGTTGCAGATGTGGAACCGCTATCGCGCGGTGGCGGCGTTCGATGGCAAACCGTGGCTGCTGCGGTTTTTCGATCAGATCCGTTTCTATCCTGTCAGTGCCGACGAGTTGCTGACCATCCGCCGCGATTTCCCCCTCGGTCGATACCCGCTGCAGATCGAGCACAGCACGCTCAATCTGACTGAGTACCAAGGCTTTCTGGCCGATGAAGCGCAGGGCATCGCGGCGTTCCGCAGCCAGCAGCAGAGTGCGTTCAACGCCGAGCGCGAGCGCTGGATCGCCAACGGTCAGGCCTCGTTCGAGAGCGACGAAGCGGTGGCCGACTCCACGGAAGAAGCCCCGCTGCAAAACGGGCAGACCAGCATCGACAGCCACATTGCCGGCAATCTCTGGCAGGTGCAGGTCAACGTCGGTCAGCGCGTCGAAGCGGGGGAAACGCTGGTGATTCTGGAGTCGATGAAAATGGAGATCCCGCTGCTGGCGCCCCACGCCGGTGTGGTCAGCGACGTACGCGTGCAACCCGGCTCGGCGGTACGCGCCGGGCAACGGGTGGTCGTGCTGGACGTTAGCTGATTGGCGCTGTTGCTCATTGCAGCCTGTAACTTTCATAAAGGCATAAAACGCGGTGGCACACGCGATACATAGTTACCGCCATTGCAACCCGGCATCGCGCCATAGTGGGCATCTTTCCACGTGGCGCGATTTTTCATGAACGACCGCAGCAGCTCCGATCCCGCGAGCGGCCTTGATCTCATTTCCAATGACACCCTGCCCCATGGCAGCGCGTTCAGCGTTTCGCCGTTCGCGGAGGACATGCGACCGGCAGAATCCCTGAAGCCGACCGCCGCAGCGCCCGCCGAACCTCACACGCTGAACCACAAAAGATTGATGCGCCAGGCCGTCAGTCCGGTTGCCGAATTGTTGTACGGGTCGGTCTGGGTACTGAAAGCCTGGCAACTGGATCTCGAGTGTCCGCCCTCGACCGTCCGTCATCTGGACCAGCGGCTGGAGGAAACGCTGCAGGCCAGATTTGGCGCACCCATTGACCTTGACGAGCTGCACATCAGTTTCAGCACCGCGCTGGAGCCGGCCGTGGAAACCGACGGTCGGGAGCGGTTCGAGCTGCGCCTGACGTTACGCGAGCTGGGCCGGGAGACCCTGGACCCGCTCGGATTTCTCGCCCTTAAACGCTGCGCCGAGGCTGATCGCCCGCTGTCGGCCTCGACGCCCACCCTGACCGTCTCGGCGTTTTTCGAGCTGCTCATTGAAACCCGATGGACACTGGAATATGAGCAGATGCAGCGTCAGTTCTGGGAGCAGCACGGCAACACGTGGGAGATGCTCGCCAAGCTGGCGTTTCTGGACGGTCTGACCCGTCTGCAGTCGCGCAGGTGGATCGATAACGACGGCCATCTACTGGCGCTGGATGCGCTGGGCCTCACACGTTTCCCGCCAAGTCTCCAGGACCTGCAGTCGCCCAGGCCGCCGGCACGCTCGGTCGTGCGCGGGCTGGCGCTGAACGGCGAGATCATCCCCGGTATCTTCCATGTACGCTCCAACACCACGGGGCATTGCTATGTCCACGTGCTGGGCAGCGCGCCCCTTTGCCATGAGTACGTCAGCGATGACGCGCCGTGGAAGGCGGACAAGGTGCTGGAGGCGATCAACGCATCGGCCTGGCATCGGCTGAATCTCTCCCTCGAGGGCACGCACACCCTCCTCACGCTGGCGGCGCCTTCGGACGGCGTGTTCACCCAACTGCGCGTTGCCCAGCAACACTTTTGCGCTGCAAGACTGAGCGACATCGATGCGGTTGAATCACCTGCCGCATTTATCGACGACGACCACTGCGCTCTCATGCCCATCGAGCCAGCGATGGCATTGGTCAGCGCCCTTGATTACTGGCAGCACCATGAGCCATTGCTGACGCGAATCCCTACGCCCCTCGGGGTTGCGAACCGGCTCATGGGCCAGTGGCTGAGGCAGATGTGTCCCCGGCTCAAGCCGGTCCCGTTGAAGCAGAAGCACACCCTGGTCACGGACCCGCAGCGGGTGTTCATCCGCTACTTGCCCGGCACATCGAGGACGCCTTGGGGTCATCCGCGGATTGCGGCAGGCAACGTGATCGTCACGCCGGATGAAGCGCCCGTCACCCTGGCTCAGGCACTGATAAGCCGGTTCAGGGCGCTTCAGCCTCATGGGTACGATGACGAAGGCGGTCGCTGGGTCGTCTACGCCGACCCCAGCGGCAAGGGGACATGGTCGCCCGAGGCGGAGCTGAATATCAGCGCGCTTGGCGTCGAGGCATACATTCAGGGCATCGACTTTCTCGAGCTGATGCAGCGCCACCTTGACCGGTTCTGGCAACAGCAACGCGCTGATGTCGAGCGCGCGCTCTGGTCGACGTTCGTAAGCCAGGCGCTGCTGGCCTTGAAAAGCGGGGAACTGCCCAGGGACAGCTTCCAGCGGGTCATCGAGGCCGTCGAGCAGGCTCAGCGGGGGCATCCGCCCGAGACGCGGCTTTTGGCGACAGCTCCCGTCCGCTGGAGCGCTGCGGGCTTTTACGTGAGCAACGGCCTGCCACTCGGTGCCGACTGCCCTCCCTGCGTCGGCTTGCTGATGATCACCACTCCCGACCGAGAAGACGGCGTGCTGTACCAGGCCGGGCAGTCCACGCCCTTCGTGCCATTCAGCAATCGTCAGCAGCTCATCAGCCATTTAAAAGCCGCTGCCACCAACCCTGCCTGGCGCGAGACTGTGCTCAATTACATGCCGCGCCGTTTTCACGCCAGGCTCGGTTATGTCCTCGAGCTGTGGGGCGGGGTCCGCTCGCCGACCGAACCGGTCTCGATCCTGCGTCCCTGGACCGAGCCGCTATACAGCCCGGACACCCATGCCGCCCGGCAACATCTTCTAAGCGAGCAGGAAGTGTCCGGCTCGCCCATGGGATTCATCTGTGAGCGCCTGCGTCTTAACAGCCAGTACGACGCCGAGGACAGCATCGTGACCGACCGCGAGCAGGCCCTCGACACGTGGATTCAACACCTCGATCGCTTGCAACTGTTATTGGCTCCGATGGCGCTCGTGCTGCCGGCGGCCTCGATTGCGGCACTGACGGCCAGCGCGGCAAGTGTCGCGCTGGGGATTCAGGCCGCCAACCTTCCCGGCGACCGTCAGGCAGAACGGCGCCAGGCGATGTTCGCCATTCTGTCCCTGGGGCTGTTGCACATGGCGCCGGCCACGCCACGTCTTTTGCAGGCGTTCGGTAAACTCACCGCGCCCGCCGCAGCATGGGGCCCTGGGCTGACTCGAGTGAAGGCTGCGCTGCCGGCCCGTGGTTTTGGCGACTGGTTGCGCAGGGCGACCCACCCGCGCAGGACGCTGCTCAAGCCATTCTTCAATGGGACTGGCCTGATGAAGACGTGGAGCGTTGCGGGCAACGCCGAATTCGGCACTTCAGCGGTTCAGGTGTGGAAGCTGGGACGCAAATTTCTGCTGTGGACATCGGACCGGACCCAGGCCCGCACGCTGGTCGTGAGCAGCCACGGCTACTACTTGCCGTGGACGCGCACGACGGCCATTCCCAATGGCACCGAACTGCGAACCTACGCCCCTCACGGTCACGAGCTGGTCGACCCGATGCTGCACCGGATCGCCAGCCAGTCGGTCCGGCCTTACGCAACGTTGAACACGGCGCAGCCTATGCCCGGTCCGGGCGTCGGGCCTTTTCTCGACATGCTGGCCCGGGACACGCTGATGGCCGGTACTTCGTTGCCGGGGCGCATCAAGAACTACACGCTGGCGAAATTTCAGAGCGAGCACTATGAGAGTTATCGGGACATCAGCCAAGTCGTGCGCAACAGTCACCAACCTCCGCTACCGAGCCCACTCCCTGCAACGCCCATGGATGTGCTGACCGTGCGCAACCGGTTCGGTATGGCCAACCCGACCCTGCAGGACCTGTTCGGTGAGCTGCATCGACAAGGTATTCATTACGACAACATCCTGCTCGTGCATTGCCGCTGTCCTGCCGTGGGATCGATGCTGGGGCGCTCTCCCTCTTTTGTAGCACCCAGGGGCCCATCACCGATCACCCCGTAGGCGCGTTGCGCGACAGCACATGCTCATGGCGTGAGACAAGGCGGCGCGCTAGCATTGGCGACCCTCAAAGACCGCGCCTACATGGACACTCACATTATCGACACCCGCATTTGCCCTGTTTGCGGCGCCAGTAACCGCTGTACCCTGGCTGATCCGCGCACAGTGGACCAGGCCTGCTGGTGTTTTACCGCCGAGATCGACCCGGCGGTATTGGCAGCGCTACCCGAAGAGGTCCGTGGACAGGCATGTCTTTGCCCGCAATGCGCAGGCGTCGAGGCGAAGCGTCGCGATGCGTCTTGACCGTTTCCTCAGCAACCTGCCGCGCTTCAGCCGCAAAGATGTACGACTTGCGCTGATCGCAGGCCGCGTGCAGGTCGACGGGTTGCCGGTAAAAAACCCGCTGCATGAGGTCCGCGAATTCAGCCAGGTGCGGATCGATGAAGAAGTCCTTCAGCACGGCAAACCCGCCCGGTATTTCATGCTGCACAAACCTCCGGGTTGCGTCAGCGCAACCGTCGATCCGCAGCACCCCACCGTGCTCGACCTGCTGGATGAACCCGACAAGGACGATCTTCACATCGCCGGCCGTCTGGATTTCAACACTTCCGGGCTCATGCTTATTACCAATGACGGCCACTGGTCGCGCCGTCTGACGCAGCCAACCACCAAGCTGGCGAAGGTCTATTGCGTCGAGACCGAAGACGACATCGGCGCGAACTACGTCGAAAAATTTGCTGAAGGGTTTTATTTTGCGTTTGAAGACCTGACGACACAGCCCGCCGTGCTGACGATCCTGGACAGTCATCGCGCCCGGTTGAGCATCATCGAAGGGCGCTACCACCAGGTCAAACGCATGTTCGGCCACTTCAACAACAAGGTGACCCGGCTGCACCGCGAAAGCATGGGGCCACTGGTGCTCGACTCCGCGCTGGCGCCTGGACAATACAGGGCGCTGAGTGCCGGCGAAGTCGCGTTGATCTGAAACCTGCGTCCCAATGCCTACCTGTCACGAAACCCGTGCAACGTGTCTCTGCGCACCCCGTTTTTTCGTCAGGAGACATGGAGATGAAGCCAGAAATCGCTGTGCTGGATATTCAGGGCCAGTTCCGGGTTTACACGGAGCTCTACCGCGCAGACGCCGCCGAGAAGACCATCATTCTGGTCAACGGCTCGCTCGCCACGACCACCTCCTTCGCCCAGACCGTGCGCAACCTGCATCCGCAATTCAACGTCGTGCTGTACGACCCGCCTTACGCCGGCAAATCAAAACCCCACAATGCCCATGAACGCCCGCTGACCAAAGAGCTTGAAGGCCAACTGCTGCTGGAGCTCATCGACCATTTCAACGCCGAACTCCTGATGTCGTTCTCATGGGGCGGCGCGGCGGCGCTGGTCGCCCTGGCCCACCGGCCCAAACGCATCGAAAAGGCAGTCATCAGCTCGTTCTCACCCGTCATCAGCGACCCTCTGCGCGACTACCTCGAGCGCGGCCGGCAACACTTCGGCACCTACAACCGCCATGGCGTCGGGGAGTTGCTCAACAGCACCTTGGGCAAACACTTACCCTCGCTGTTCAAACGCTACAACCACAAGCACGTCAGCTCCCTGGATGCGCATGAATACGCGCAGATGCACCACCACATCGATCATGTGCTGGACGCGAGCAATCATCCCCAGATGAAAGCGGCCAAGCGCATCAATGTGCCGGTGCTGTTCATGAACGGCGCATGGGACGAATACACCTCGGCTGCCGACGCCCGGCACTTCGCCCACTACATTCGCGACTGCCATTTCAGCACCCTTCAGGATGCCGGGCACTTTCTGGACATGGAGAACAAGGCCGCGTGCCTGGCATCGAAAGAGGCGCTGCACGGGTTTCTGACGCCCACGCCTGAACCCCGCCGCGTTCATTACAGAACGGGTCAGTTGCAACAGGCGTTTGCGGTGTGATCGGACTGGGAGATGCAAGAGCAGAAGACGGGGAAGGAATGGTCTGCTGCAGCCCCTGATGAGCGCTATTGGACAGCGAATCAGGGGTGGGCGAGATGGCATTGGGTCGGTGCGGCATATAACGCTTCAATTAACACGCCGCATCTGGTACAAAGTCAGCCGCGCCAAAGGCGTCGATTTAAAAGCGGGTATAGTTTAGTGGTAAAACGAAAGCTTCCCAAGCTTTAGTTGAGGGTTCGATTCCCTCTACCCGCTCCATCTCCCCCAGTGTTTACGGGCCTTCCAGCCGCCCTCACCCTCTCTGAATCAACCTTGGTTCTTACCTTCGATTTCAAAGACCGGGCCAGACCTGCCCCCTCTCATGCACCGATTTCGTTACCGCTAATCCCCTGCTGCAAATCCGCACCACAGATTTCACGCCAGCTGCCGATACAGAGAAA contains the following coding sequences:
- a CDS encoding dermonecrotic toxin domain-containing protein, whose product is MNDRSSSDPASGLDLISNDTLPHGSAFSVSPFAEDMRPAESLKPTAAAPAEPHTLNHKRLMRQAVSPVAELLYGSVWVLKAWQLDLECPPSTVRHLDQRLEETLQARFGAPIDLDELHISFSTALEPAVETDGRERFELRLTLRELGRETLDPLGFLALKRCAEADRPLSASTPTLTVSAFFELLIETRWTLEYEQMQRQFWEQHGNTWEMLAKLAFLDGLTRLQSRRWIDNDGHLLALDALGLTRFPPSLQDLQSPRPPARSVVRGLALNGEIIPGIFHVRSNTTGHCYVHVLGSAPLCHEYVSDDAPWKADKVLEAINASAWHRLNLSLEGTHTLLTLAAPSDGVFTQLRVAQQHFCAARLSDIDAVESPAAFIDDDHCALMPIEPAMALVSALDYWQHHEPLLTRIPTPLGVANRLMGQWLRQMCPRLKPVPLKQKHTLVTDPQRVFIRYLPGTSRTPWGHPRIAAGNVIVTPDEAPVTLAQALISRFRALQPHGYDDEGGRWVVYADPSGKGTWSPEAELNISALGVEAYIQGIDFLELMQRHLDRFWQQQRADVERALWSTFVSQALLALKSGELPRDSFQRVIEAVEQAQRGHPPETRLLATAPVRWSAAGFYVSNGLPLGADCPPCVGLLMITTPDREDGVLYQAGQSTPFVPFSNRQQLISHLKAAATNPAWRETVLNYMPRRFHARLGYVLELWGGVRSPTEPVSILRPWTEPLYSPDTHAARQHLLSEQEVSGSPMGFICERLRLNSQYDAEDSIVTDREQALDTWIQHLDRLQLLLAPMALVLPAASIAALTASAASVALGIQAANLPGDRQAERRQAMFAILSLGLLHMAPATPRLLQAFGKLTAPAAAWGPGLTRVKAALPARGFGDWLRRATHPRRTLLKPFFNGTGLMKTWSVAGNAEFGTSAVQVWKLGRKFLLWTSDRTQARTLVVSSHGYYLPWTRTTAIPNGTELRTYAPHGHELVDPMLHRIASQSVRPYATLNTAQPMPGPGVGPFLDMLARDTLMAGTSLPGRIKNYTLAKFQSEHYESYRDISQVVRNSHQPPLPSPLPATPMDVLTVRNRFGMANPTLQDLFGELHRQGIHYDNILLVHCRCPAVGSMLGRSPSFVAPRGPSPITP
- the uca gene encoding urea carboxylase, which translates into the protein MFDKLLIANRGAIACRILRTLRDLQVGGIAVYAEADAASLHILQADEAHSLGDGGAAGTYLAVDKILAIAQSTGAKAIHPGYGFLSENAAFAQACEDVGIAFVGPTPEQLRVFGLKHTARARAKQHGVPMLEGTELLDSVDAALSAAETIGYPVMLKSTAGGGGIGMRVCRSASELSESFEAVKRLGQNNFSDAGVFIEKYIQRARHLEVQVFGDGCGEVIALGVRDCSVQRRNQKVLEETPAPNLPAGMADELCAAAIKLAKAVNYRSAGTVEFVFDSDDQRFYFLEVNTRLQVEHGVTEQVWGVDLVSWMIQLAAGDLPPLVELRAGLQPVGHAIQARLYAEDPGRDFQPSPGLLTSVHFPTADGKHLRIDTWVEAGCEIPPFFDPMIAKVISWAPDRATASAGLAQALSETRLYGIETNRDYLRQIIADVPFASGQPWTRCLEGLSYRADTFEVLSGGTQTSVQDYPGRLGYWAVGVPPSGPMDSRSLRLGNVLVGNAEGCAALEITMSGPTLRFNTDAVIAVTGAVIPLTLNGDVQPMNQSLLVAAGSTLMLGTIAGAGARSYLCVRGGLDVPDYMGSKSTFTLGQFGGHGGRALRAGDVLHVAPLVDRRAGEQLTPAQIVELPAVRDIRVIYGPHAAPEYFTERYIETFFATDWEVHFNSSRTGVRLIGPKPEWVRADGGEAGLHPSNIHDNPYAIGAVDFTGDMPVILGPDGPSLGGFVCPVTIIEADLWQLGQLKAGDKVRFYPVSVEAARSLKLNTDLGRSELAREGAGTSHESVAAGPSHSRASALLQSPIVLDIGENDTRLVARLSGDTHLLLEIGAPELDLVLRFRGHALMQALESRQLTGVIDLTPGIRSLQVHYQPEQLPLKTLLDVVAGEWDGVCASKNLEVPSRIVHLPLSWDDPACQLAIEKYMTTVRKDAPWCPSNLEFIRRINDLPNLDEVHRTVFDASYLVMGLGDVYLGAPVATPLDPRHRLVTTKYNPARTWTAENSVGIGGAYMCVYGMEGPGGYQFVGRTLQMWNRYRAVAAFDGKPWLLRFFDQIRFYPVSADELLTIRRDFPLGRYPLQIEHSTLNLTEYQGFLADEAQGIAAFRSQQQSAFNAERERWIANGQASFESDEAVADSTEEAPLQNGQTSIDSHIAGNLWQVQVNVGQRVEAGETLVILESMKMEIPLLAPHAGVVSDVRVQPGSAVRAGQRVVVLDVS
- a CDS encoding cysteine-rich CWC family protein: MDTHIIDTRICPVCGASNRCTLADPRTVDQACWCFTAEIDPAVLAALPEEVRGQACLCPQCAGVEAKRRDAS
- a CDS encoding alpha/beta fold hydrolase — protein: MKPEIAVLDIQGQFRVYTELYRADAAEKTIILVNGSLATTTSFAQTVRNLHPQFNVVLYDPPYAGKSKPHNAHERPLTKELEGQLLLELIDHFNAELLMSFSWGGAAALVALAHRPKRIEKAVISSFSPVISDPLRDYLERGRQHFGTYNRHGVGELLNSTLGKHLPSLFKRYNHKHVSSLDAHEYAQMHHHIDHVLDASNHPQMKAAKRINVPVLFMNGAWDEYTSAADARHFAHYIRDCHFSTLQDAGHFLDMENKAACLASKEALHGFLTPTPEPRRVHYRTGQLQQAFAV
- a CDS encoding pseudouridine synthase yields the protein MRLDRFLSNLPRFSRKDVRLALIAGRVQVDGLPVKNPLHEVREFSQVRIDEEVLQHGKPARYFMLHKPPGCVSATVDPQHPTVLDLLDEPDKDDLHIAGRLDFNTSGLMLITNDGHWSRRLTQPTTKLAKVYCVETEDDIGANYVEKFAEGFYFAFEDLTTQPAVLTILDSHRARLSIIEGRYHQVKRMFGHFNNKVTRLHRESMGPLVLDSALAPGQYRALSAGEVALI